In Camelus dromedarius isolate mCamDro1 chromosome 3, mCamDro1.pat, whole genome shotgun sequence, one DNA window encodes the following:
- the IK gene encoding protein Red, protein MPERDSEPFSNPLAPDGHDVDDPHSFHQSKLTNEDFRKLLMTPRAAPTSAPPSKSRHHEMPREYNEDEDPAARRRKKKSYYAKLRQQEIERERELAEKYRDRAKERRDGVNKDYEETELISTTANYRAVGPTAEADKSAAEKRRQLIQESKFLGGDMEHTHLVKGLDFALLQKVRAEIASKEKEEEELMEKPQKETKKDEDPENKIEFKTRLGRNVYRMLFKSKAYERNELFLPGRMAYVVDLDDEYADTDIPTTLIRSKADCPTMEAQTTLTTNDIVISKLTQILSYLRQGTRNKKLKKKDKGKMEEKKPPEADMNIFEDIGDYVPSTTKTPRDKERERYRERERDRERDRDRDRERERERDRERERDREREEEKKRHSYFEKPKVDDEPMDVDKGPGSAKELIKSINEKFAGSAGWEGTESLKKPEDKKQLGDFFGMSNSYAECYPATMDDMAVDSDEEVDYSKMDQGNKKGPLGRWDFDTQEEYSEYMNNKEALPKAAFQYGIKMSEGRKTRRFKETNDKAELDRQWKKISAIIEKRKKMEADGVEVKRPKY, encoded by the exons ATCGAAACTCACCAATGAAGACTTCAGGAAACTTCTCATGACCCCAAGGGCTGCACCCACCTCTGCACCACCCTCTAAGTCACGTCACCATGA gatGCCAAGGGAGTACAATGAGGATGAAGATCCAGCTGCacgaaggagaaaaaagaaaag TTATTATGCCAAGCTTCGCCAAcaagagattgagagagagagagaactagcAGAGAAGTACCGGGACCGTGCCAAGGAACGGCGGGATGGCGTGAACAAAGattatgaggaaactgagctgaTCAGCACCACAGCTAACTACAGGGCTGTGGGCCCCACTGCTGAGGC GGATAAATCAGCtgcagagaagagaagacagtTGATCCAGGAGTCCAAATTCTTGGGTGGTGACATGGAACACACCCACTTGGTGAAAGGCTTGGATTTTGCTCTACTCCAAAAG GTACGAGCTGAGATTGCCagtaaagagaaagaggaggaagaactgATGGAAAAGCCCCAGAAAGAAACCAA gaaagatGAGGatcctgaaaataaaattgaatttaaaacaCGTTTAG gcAGAAATGTTTACCGCATGCTCTTCAAGAGCAAAGCATATGAGCGGAATGAGCTGTTTCTTCCGGGCCGCATGGCCTATGTGGTAGACCTGGATGATGAGTATGCTGACACGGACATCCCCACTACTCTTATTCGTAGCAAAGCTGATTGCCCCACCATGGAG GCTCAGACCACACTGACCACAAATGACATTGTTATCAGCAAGCTCACCCAGATCCTTTCTTACCTGAGGCAGGGTACCCGCAACAAGAAGCTCAAAAAGAAGGATAAAG ggaaaatggaagagaagaaaccCCCCGAGGCTGACATGAA TATATTTGAAGACATTGGGGATTATGTACCCTCCACAACCAAGACGCCTCGGGACAAGGAGCGGGAGAGATATCGGGAACGGGAGCGTGAtcgggagagagacagagaccgaGACAGAGAGCGGGAACGAGAACGAGATCGAGAGCGGGAGCGGGATcgtgagagagaggaggagaagaagaggcACAGCTATTTTGAGAAGCCAAAAGTGGACGACGAG cCGATGGATGTTGACAAAG GACCCGGATCTGCCAAGGAGTTAATCAAGTCAATCAATGAAAAGTTTGCTGGATCTGCTGGCTGGGAAGGCACTGAAT CACTGAAGAAGCCAGAGGACAAGAAGCAGCTGGGAGATTTCTTTGGCATGTCGAACAGCTATGCTGAGTGCTACCCAGCCAC GATGGATGACATGGCCGTGGACAGTGACGAGGAGGTGGATTATAGCAAAATGGACCAG GGTAACAAGAAGGGCCCTTTAGGCCGTTGGGACTTTGATACCCAGGAGGAATACAGCGAGTATATGAACAACAAGGAGGCACTGCCCAA GGCTGCATTCCAGTATGGCATCAAGATGTCTGAAGGGCGGAAAACAAGGCGGTTCAAGGAGACCAATGACAAAGCAGAGCTTGATCGCCAGTGGAAAAAGATTAGTGCT ATTattgagaagaggaagaagatggaaGCCGATGG GGTTGAAGTGAAAAGACCAAAATACTAA